In Halobacteria archaeon AArc-dxtr1, the sequence GTCGTCGCGCTGACCCAGTACGACGAGACGTTCGATATCCCGGTCGCGTTCCCGCCGAACCAGCCCGAGCAGGTCCTCGGTGAGGTGCTCGCCGACGCCGGGCTCACCCAGCTCCGGATCGCCGAGTCCGAGAAGTATGCCCACGTCACCTACTTCCTGAACGGCGGTCGAGAGGTCGCCTTCGAGGGCGAGCGCCGCGAAATCGTCGAGAGCCCGGACGTGCCGACCTACGACGCCACGCCCGAAATGAGCGCCCCGGAGGTCACCGATACCGCCATCGATACGATCGAATCTGACGACCCGGACGTGCTCATCCTGAACTACGCCAACCCCGATATGGTCGGCCACACTGGCGACTTCGACGCCGCGGTGCAGGCGGTCGAGGCCGTCGACGCACAGCTCGCCCGTCTCCTGGCGACGCTCGCGGCCCACGATTCCCACGTCCTCGTTACGGCCGACCACGGTAACGCCGACGATATGGGGACCGAAGCCGACCCGCACACGGCACACACCTACAATCCCGTCCCGTTCGTCTATGCCAGTCCTGACGGCACCGGGGCCGGCCGTTCGGTCCGCGACGGTGGGACGCTGGCCGACATCGCACCCACGCTGCTCGAACTGATCGACGTCGACCAGCCACCGGAGATGACCGGCGAGCCGCTGCTGGAGTAAGCGGCGTCTCAGAGTAGCCGAATCCCGAAGACTGAATCTCCCGAGACGAAGGGCTAACTCGGAGCTGTCCCTACATACAGCCACGTGGGAACAGGAACGTAGAGTTATAATATTTGGAGCAAAAATACCCCCGTATGAGCCAGCACGAATCCCTGATGGCCGAAGAGGACGAAGAATTCATCCGCCCAATCATGTACCTCATGATCGTTTGGATTCTTGTCGTGGTAGTGGCCGGCGTCGCACTCGTCCTCCTCCGTGATCCCTTCGCGAGCCTCTTCGCGCTGTCGGCGGTCGGATTCTGAGCTGCGGTCGGGCTCGGGGCTGTAGACTCGCTCTCGAACGTCGATAGGATTATTGGGTCGTTGTGATAACGTCACCCACGTATGAGTGAGAACCCAGACAGCCGCGAGTTTGCGACGAACAGCGTCCACGCGGGACAGAAACCGGATCCGACCACTGGCGCACGGGCGCCGCCGATCTACCAGACGACGTCCTACGTCTTCGACGACACCGACCACGCGGCCGACCTGTTCGGCCTGCGCGAGTTCGGCAACATCTACTCACGGATCATGAACCCGACGAACGCGATGTTAGAAGAGCGCATCGCGACCCTCGAGGGCGGCGTCGGCGCACTCGCGACCTCCTCGGGGATGGCCGCATTCGACCTCGCGACGTTCATCCTCTGTGAGGCCGGCGACAACATCGTCTCTGCCTCCTCGCTGTACGGCGGCACCTATACCTATCTTACCCACACCGTCGAGAAACGTGGCGTCGAGACCAAATTCGTCGACACGCTCGACTACGACGCCTACGAGGAGGCGATCGACGACGACACATCCTTCGTCCACTTAGAGACGATCGGCAACCCGGCACTCGACACGCCCGACATCCAGCGCGTCGCCGACATCGCTCACGAGAACGACGTTCCACTGATGGTCGACAATACCTTCGCCACGCCGCATCTGTGTCGACCGATCGAACACGGCGCGGACATCGTCTGGAACTCCACGACGAAGTGGCTCACCGGCTCGGGATCGACCGTCGGCGGCGTCCTGATCGACGGCGGCACCTTCCCGTGGGACGAGGGCGACTATCCCGAACTCACCGAAGACAATCCGGCCTACCACGGCGTCAACTTCTACGAAACCTTCGGCGAGCAGGCGTTTGCCATCGCCGCCCGGACGCGCGGACTGCGCGACCTGGGCAACCAGCAGGCGCCGTTTGACGCCTGGACGACTCTCCAGAAACTCGAGTCGCTGCCGCTGCGGATGGACCGCCACTGTGAAAACGCCGAGATCGTTGCCGAGTACTTAGACGACCACCCCGACGTCTCCTGGATCAACTACCCCGGACTCGAGAGCCACGAAACCCACGACAACGCAAGCGAGTACTTAGACGGTGGGTACGGGAGCATGATCACGTTCGGACTCGAGGGCGGCTACGACGCGGCCGAGACCGTCTGCAACGAGGTCGAACTGTTCAGCCTGCTGGCGAACGTCGGCGACGCCAAATCGCTGATCATCCATCCGGCAAGCACCACTCACCAGCAGCTCACGGACGAGGAACAAGCCGCAAGCGGCGTTACCGACGACCTGATCCGCCTCTCGATCGGCATCGAAGATCCCGAGGACATCCTCGCGGATCTGGACCAAGCGATTTCGGCCGCCTGATCGGCGGCTGCCCGCGCTGGCGATCGGTGCACTGCGTCGCAGATCGCCCTCGTCGTTAAGGGCTCTGAGAATGTTGGTCCGCATATGCCCACCGGGCTCCTCTCGGCGGACGCAGTAGATCAGATCGTCACCACCGCCCGTACCGCGATCGGCGACGACGTACGCTCCGTGACGTACTTTACGAAAGACGACTACGAGCAGCTGTACCTCCGGGACGATCTGGCACGCGACGCCGATCTCTCGACGTTTATCGGCCACGAGTGGCGCGGCTTCCAGATCGCACAGGCTGCCTACGGCGATTCGGAACTGGGCGACTACAACTACACCGTTCGCGTCTTCGATAACGGCTTTCTCGTCCGGATCACCAGCGACCGCGAAGGTGTGTTCATCACGACGGACGGCTTTACCCTCTCGCGGTTCGAGGAGGTCGCGGCCGCACTGGGGCCGTTCCTAGAGAAGCGAGCGATGGACTGAGACGCGATCAGGAATCAGAGTTGCGGGTTGTGTGCGAGTTTTCGTCGCTCCGATCGCGGTCCGTCCGCGGCCCGATCGGCAGCCCAGAGCCGTCCGCGTCGTCGATACCCAGCAGGCGCGCAAACCGACGTCTATCCGCCTCGTGTCTATCAAGACTCATGCCGGCTACGGATGGCGACGCCCCTTGTAGTAATGGACCTCGTTTGCCCGAGAAATCCGGCACTTCCTGTCGAAACGGTTCGAAAGCCGACTGGAACGAGTCGGGAAACGAGTGATCCACCTCGACAGCGTAACATCCTTGCCCAGGACGTGCCTCCAGTTCGACGATGACCGATCAGCTCAATCCCGTTGAACGCGCTCTCGACGCCCACGATGCATTCGAGCGCACCGACGCGGGGTACGATCTCCGTACGACCGTCTTCGAGACGACCGTTGCGCCAGCCAACACAGGGGAGTCGGCGCTCTCCGTTACCGTCTCCCTGCCAAGCTTGTCGGCCGCGACGGTCGACGACGTCGCACCAGTCGTCGCAGACGACTGGTTCGAGACGCTCGAACGACGGCTCGCGGACGTGTTTTCGGTCGCGAGTCCGGTAGCACACGACGAACCGACGCTCGAACGTCAGGACGACGAGGTGCGCGTCCGACTAACCTACACCGCGTCCGGGCCAGCGAGCGGTGTTTCCGACGCAAAAGCGCTGATCGAGTACGTCGAAGGGACGTACGCACAGGGAGTAATACCGGGTTACGAGTACCGCGGCCCCGCCGAAACGCTGCTAGCTAACGCGAAAAACCGTGGCAACGAACGTGCCGGCGACACCGGACCGCAGCCCTGATCACCACTGTGAGATGGTATTCCAGCGGTCCAGAGCGTAGTGTCTCGCGACCGCTCAATCCATCGCGATATACGTCTGCGTATCTTCGACGCCGGAGATACCCTGAACGTGCGTCGCCGCGATCTCCTTGACTGCAGCAGGGGTCTCGACGGTCGCTTTCGCGATGATGTCGACGTCGCCCGCGACGATGTGTGCGCTATCAACACCATCGACTTCCTCGATGTTGGTTCGGAGCCGATCTGCTTCTCCTGTGTTCGCCTTGACCATGATGAATGCGGTAACCATCAGTTGACACCTCCCGTATTGACGTCCGTGTTTGGAACCGTCGCGGTCGAGCCCCGCTCGTTGGCCGTGCCGACGAGGATCTGGCGGACGTCGTTCAACACCGCGAAGTCCGCAAGCACGACGACCCGGTCGCCGGGTTCGAGCGATTCGTCATCGGTTGGAATTTCGAGTGCGCTGTCGTGCTTGCCGAACGCCAGAATTCTGGCGTCGGCCGGCAGCTCCAGCTCACTGATCGCGTACCCGTTTATTGGTGCCTCCTCGGTCACGGTCAGCTCGACGACCTGGAGGTGCTGTGCGATGTCGGCGATCGCTCGAATCGTGCCGCCGAGCATTGCGTTTTTCGCCCCGATGGCGCCCAGTCGTTCGGGATAAATCACCTCGTCGACGACGTCTGCGTACTTGCGGTAGATCTCCTCGCGGTACCCTTCGTCGATGCGAAGCACCGTTCGACAGCCGTGGTGGTTCGCGATCAGACACGCCGAGAAGTTTGTGTTCAGATCGCCGGTGAGCGCACCCAGTGCGTCGGCGCCGCTGATCCCGGCCTCCGCGAGCACCGACTCCGTGGCGCCGTCACCATGAACGACCGTAAACCCCTGATTACGGGCTCGTCGGACCAGCGTCTCATCGCGCTCGATCACCGTCACCTCGTGGTCTTCCTCGCGCAACACGCGAGCGGTGCGCAGACCGACCCGTCCTGCCCCAAGTATCACGAACCGCATGCCCGGGGATACGGCCGCCCTGGCTAATAAGCTTGCCCCATGTTACCGTGTATACGCCCCGCCCTGATCGGATCGACCGGGCAAACGCTTTAGTCATGATACTGCGTACCATAGGGGAGAGCGATGGTTCATGCCTTCATCATGGTGAAGACGGCTGCGGGAATGTCCGAGGGGCTGCTCGACGTCGTCCGCGATCTGGCCTCCGTCGAGGACGCACACATCGTCGCGGGCAACTACGACATCATCGCGGAGGTCGACGCTCCAGAGATCTACGACGTGTTGCAGGCCTCGTCGTCGAGCATCCAGCAACTGGAGGGAGTCACCGAAACCAAGACCTACATCGCGATGGACTGAGCGGCCGGTTGGCCCGCCGTCGTCTATCTTCCCGGCCGGCTCGCTCCATCCAGATTCCCGGGCGTCCCGATTCCAACCGTCCTACTCCTCCCCTGTCGGCGCCAGACGATAGACGCCGTTGTCCGTGAGTGCGTACAGTTCGCCGTCGGAATCCTCGGCGAACGAAAGGAGTTGTCCGAACGTACCAGCGTCCGCCGCTGCAAACGAGACGATCTCGGTCTCCCACTCTGCCTGTAGATCCGTCGGATCGGACGGCACTGACGCGAACACGCGCTCGCCGTGTTGGAGATCGCCGAAGACGTACCGACCGCCGAATCCGGGGACCGCCTCCCCACCGTAGACGTGTCCACCGATGACGCAGACGCCGTTGACGTCGCCCTCCGTGGGTGGCTCGTTCGGATACTCGATGATGGGGTCGACGAAGGACTCGCCCCCGCGAGCGTCCGTCTCGCTGGGGCAGTCGTCTCCGTGCAGGCAGTGACTTCCCTCCGTGACGTTCCAGCCGAGGTTCATCCCCGACTCGACCAGATAGACGGCCTCCCAGGTGACCTCGCCGACGTCGCCGACGAAGTACCGATCGCCGTCGAAGCTGGTTCGCCACGGGTTTCGCAGCCCCCAGGCGTAGTACTCGTCGCGGTGATCCGGGTCGTCGGAAAGCGGGTTGTCGTCCGGAAGTGCGTATCCGTCCTCGCCGTCTGGGTCGTCGGGCCCGTCTGGATCGGTTCGTGGATGGTGAGTCGGATCGCTGTCGACGTCGAGTCGGAGGATGCCGCCGTGCGGGGTCCCATCCACGCCAGTCTCCTGGCCGAAGTGGGCCGTCCCGAAGCCGCCGTCTCCCATCGGCACGTACAGGTAGCCGTCCGGACCGAAGCGAAGGTCGCCCGAGGAGTGGATGTCCTCGGGATTGGGCGTCTCCATGATCGTCCGCTCGGAGGTAAGCGACGCGCCGGTGTGGTCGTCCTCGACGGTGAACTCGGAGAGGACGGCCGTGTGGCTGTAGTCGTCCGGTGTCCCCTCTCGCGAGGGGGCGCTGTACCGGACGAACAGCCGCCCGTTGTCTGCGAACTCGGGGTGGAGTTCGATCCCGAGCAGCCCGATATCGGCGCCGGCGACGGTGATCTCGTCTCCGAGGTCGAGCAACGGCTCGTCGAGTTGCTCGTCGCCGTCCCACACCGAAATCTCCCCATACAGCGAGGCGACGTACCGCAGATCCGAGCCGGGAACGAACTCGAGGCCGACGACCATGTCGATACCGGTCGCTACCGGCTCGAGCGCTACCGTCTCCGGGAGCTGGGCGTACTCGATCGTCGCCGATGCCGACTCGGTATCGTCGGCCGTATGGACGGTGATTTCGTGGTCTCCGACTGCCAACCCGGCCGTCTCCAGATCGAACTCGACCGCCTCCTCGGTATCCGGTTCGAGAGTGAGCGACTCTCCCGCTCGCACGTCCCCGTCGACGCGGAACTCCACGTCCTGTGTTCCCTCGCTTCCGCCCGTGTTCTCGACCGTCGCGGTGACCGTACTCGTCTCCCCGTACGCGACCGCTTCCGAGGAGAGTTCGAGCGACCGGAGATCGAAGACTGCGGCCCCGTTCTCGCCCTCATCGCCTGGCTCCTCCCCGTCGTCGGATTCTTCATCGTCGCCTTCGCTGTCGTCTCCCTCCTCGCCGAGTTCCTCATCCAGAACGTCCGCACAGCCGGCGATGCCGACGATTCCGGTCGCCGCCGCTACTCGAAGAAAGTGACGTCGCTGACCGTCCTGCGCGTCGTCGTCGACGCGCTCCTCTCGTGACATGGGCTGTCACTTTCACGGTTGCGTATATATGTATTGGCCGTAGTCACGCACGATGTGAACGACGGGGCTCGTGTGGCCGTGCTCACTTCTGAACGACGTCCGCGGGTACTCACTCCTGAACGACGTCAGCAAGCACCGATTCGACGCGTTCCCGGACGTCCGTCGGTGCTCGCGTCGCGTCGATGCGGACGAACCGGTCTGGCTCCTGGTCGATGAGTCGCTCGTAGTTTGCCCGTACCGACGCGAGGTAGTCAGCGCGCTCGAACTTGTTCGTCGCGCCCGCCCGAGAGGCTGCGGTCTCGGCGTCGACGTCGAGGTAAATCGTCAGGTCCGGTTCAATCGAGAAGGGTCGGTGAACGTCGCGGACGTACTCGAGTGGGTCCGGGACGTCGAGCCGCTCCACCGTTTCGAGGGTCGCCCCTTGATAGGCGTACCGGGAGTCGGCGTAGCGATCCGAGATCACGAGGTCGCCCCGATTCAGTGCGGGTTCGACCACCCGCGAGAGGTGGTCTGCGTGATCTGCTGTGTACAGAAACAGCTCCGCGAGCGAATCGGCGTCGTCGTCCTCGATCGAGCGGTAGACGGCGTCGCCGTACCAGGAGTGGGTCGGCTCGCGGGTGAACGTCGCGTCGGGGTAGGCCTCCTGTAGTCCCTCCCAGACGGTGGTCTTCCCGCTGCCGTCTAACCCCTCGAGCGTGACGAGCATACCCCGACATGGCCGCGGCCGGTACTAGAATCTACCTTTCCTGTTCGGGCCTACCTATTTGTCTCCCCAGACGCACTATCCCGTATGAAGATACTCGTTGCAGGCGGTACTGGCTTCATCGGCTCGTCCCTGTGTACGGAACTGGTCAGCCGGGGCCACGAGGTGACCGCACTCTCACGACGTCCAGACGCGAGCGCGGTTCCCGAGGCCGTCGCAGTCGAGTCAGGCGACGTCACCGACTACGATTCGATCGCCTCGACCGTCGCGAGCCACGAGGCGATCGTCAACCTCGTTGCCCTCTCGCCACTGTTCGAACCACCGAGGGGAACGACTCACGAGGCGGTCCACCTCGACGGCACCGAGAATCTCATACGGGCTGCCGAAGATGCCGGTGTCGACCGGTTCGTGCAACTGAGCGCGCTCGACGCCGATCCGCGGGCCGACACCGACTACCTTCGGGCGAAGGGGCGCGCCGAGGCCGTCGTCGAGGCCGCCAACCTCGAGTGGACGATCGTCCGGCCGTCGATCGTCTTCGGCGACGGCGACGAGTTCCTCGGGTTCGTTCGGATGGTGACGACACCGTACCTCACCGGACTTCCCGGAGGTGGCACGACTCGGTTCCAGCCCATCTGGATCGGAGACTTCGTCGAGTTGCTCGCTGCGATCCCCGAAGACGACGCCCACGTGGGTGAGACCTACGAGATTGGCGGGCCCGAGGTACTTACGCTTGCAGACGTCACGCGGCTCGTCCACCGCGCATCGGGGCGGTCGGTTCGGATCGCACCGGTTCCGATGCCACTGGCGAAAATCGGGCTCTCAGCACTCGGTCCCGTCCCCCTCGTCCCGTTCGGGCCGGACCAGGCCCGCAGCCTCGGGATCGACAATACGGTGGCGGATAACGACATCTCGGCGTTCGGTCGCTCGCCAGAAGACCTCACGACCCTCTCGGCGTATCTCTCGTCCGACGTCGGCGCGAGGAGTCCCGGCGCGGCGTCGTCGACTCCCGCGCCGTCCGAGTGAGTGGTGCGTGTTCACTCGAGTCACATCTCATCGATCGGAAACGTGGCTGATCGTGAACATGAATATCGAGGGAGCTGTTCTCACAGAACGGTCCCAAATTGGGGACTTTCCGGCGCCTGTCCGGTGATCTGTGGCGATATCCAATTATGCGAGAAATTCACATTATCACAAGGCTTATAAGCTTCATTGCTCTGGTATCAAGCCACGGAGCCCCCTGACCAACAATGAAGCTGGCGATGATCGGATTCGGACAGGCCGGTGGCAAGATCGTCGATCGATTTCTCGATTTCGACGATCGGACCGATAGCGGGATCGTTCGTGCGGCGATCGCCGTTAATTCCGCGAAAGCGGACCTCATGGGACTGGACCGAATACCAGAGGAGAACCGCGTGCTCATCGGCCAGGCCCGGGTAAAGGGCCACGGCGTGGGCGCAGACAACGAACTCGGCGCGGAAATCGCCGAAGAGGATATCGACGAGGTACAGAACGCCATCGACGCGATCCCGACCCACGAGGTCGACGCGTTTCTGGTCGTCGCCGGCATGGGCGGCGGGACGGGCTCGGGCGGTGCCCCGGTTCTGGCCAAACACCTGAAGCGAATCTATACGATTCCTGTCTACGGGCTGGGCGTTCTCCCCGGCACGGACGAAGGCGGCATCTACACGCTAAACGCCGCGCGTTCGTTCCAGACGTTCGTCCGCGAAGTCGACAACCTGCTGGTCTTCGACAACGACTCTTGGCGACAGACCGGCGAGTCCGTCGAAGGCAGCTACGAGCAGATCAACGAGGAAATCGTTCGACGCTTCGGCGTGCTGTTCGGCGCCGGCGAGGTCGGCGACGGCCAGGAGATCGCCGAAAGCGTCGTCGACTCCTCGGAGATCATCAACACCCTCTCGGGTGGCGGTGTCTCGACGGTCGGCTACGCCTCCGAGGAGGTCGATCTCGACACCGGTGGCGGCGGTGGCCTTCTCGCACGATTTACCGGTGGCACGGGTGGCAGTGACGCCTTAGACGCCGCGAACACGACCAACCGGATCACGAGTCTGGTCCGAAAGGCCGCCCTCGGTCGACTCACGCTTCCCTGTGAGATCGAAGGCACCGAGCGAGCGCTGCTCGTTCTCTCCGGCCCCTCCGAGTACTTAAATCGGAAAGGCATCGAACGCGGCCGCAAGTGGCTCGAAGAGGAAACCGGCAGTATGGAGGTCCGCGGCGGGGACTTCCCACGTAACGAGCCCGAGGTATCGGCGGCGATCCTCCTCTCGGGCGTCACCAACGTCCCTCGAATCAAGCGCCTCCAGCAGGTCGCGATCGAGGCCCAGGACAACATGGAAGACATCCGCGAAGAGAGCGACGAGAACCTAGAGGACCTCGTCGAGGACGAGGAAGACGAACTCGAACCGCTGTTCTAGCCGTCTTTCCACTGCTCGTCCGACGCGCTTTTGCTCGCGTACTGAGAAGCCAGACAGCATGCACGTCGTCGTCCCGTATGCCGCCGATACTCCGAAGACGCGCCTCGAACCGGCACTCGACGCCGGGGAGCGCCGCCGGCTGGCACGGACGATGCTCGAAGACGTGATCCGCGCGATCCGGGCAACCGATCGCGAGCCGACCGTTCTCGCAACCGGCGCAATCCAGTCACCTCTCGGCGCGTCAGTCACCGTCGACGACCGTCCGCTCACAGAGGCGGTCAACGCCGTCCTCGGGGATCGCCTTCCCGAGGGACCGGTCGCCATTGTGATGGCCGACCTCGCACTCGCGACTCCCGACGCGCTCGGACGTCTCTTCGACGCCTCCGGTGACGTCGTCGTCGCCCCGGGGCGGGGCGTCGGCACCAACGCGATCGTGGTCCGCCATCCATCGTTCCGTGTCGACTACCACGGTGGCTCGTTCGTCGATCACGAGGCTGCTGCCCGGGAGTGTGGCGCCGCCTTCAACACAGTCGACTCCCGGCGGCTCGGAACCGACATCGACGAACCAGCAGACCTCGTGGAGGCGTTCGTCCACGGTCCGGGTCGGACACCCGATCTCCTCCGGACGTTCGGTTTCGAACTCGATCGCGAGAAGGGCCGAGTGTCGATTCGCCGTAGTGGGGAGGGTGTCGATGTCGCTGACCGATCGTCGTCGTTCTGAGTCGATCCACAATATCGGTCGAAGTGAAGGGCTTATGTCCCGAGCAACGCCACCAACTGGTAATGATCCCCGGCGCGGACGAGTACGGCGTCTCCCTCTCGATCGACGACGCAGTCGTCGAGGAACTCCTCGCGACCACTCCAGCCGACGTCGCGGCGCCCGCGGAGCTCTCGTTCGCCCGGAACGTCTTCGTCCCACTGACCACCGCCTGTCGATACACCTGTACCTACTGTACCTACTTCGACCCGCCGGGAGCCGCCTCGCTGCTCTCTCTGGAGGAGGTTCGCGAGATCTGCCAGCGCGGTGCCGACGCCGGCTGTACCGAGGCGCTGTTTACCTTCGGCGACGATCCCGACGACCGCTACACTGAGATTCACGACCAA encodes:
- a CDS encoding tubulin/FtsZ family protein — its product is MKLAMIGFGQAGGKIVDRFLDFDDRTDSGIVRAAIAVNSAKADLMGLDRIPEENRVLIGQARVKGHGVGADNELGAEIAEEDIDEVQNAIDAIPTHEVDAFLVVAGMGGGTGSGGAPVLAKHLKRIYTIPVYGLGVLPGTDEGGIYTLNAARSFQTFVREVDNLLVFDNDSWRQTGESVEGSYEQINEEIVRRFGVLFGAGEVGDGQEIAESVVDSSEIINTLSGGGVSTVGYASEEVDLDTGGGGGLLARFTGGTGGSDALDAANTTNRITSLVRKAALGRLTLPCEIEGTERALLVLSGPSEYLNRKGIERGRKWLEEETGSMEVRGGDFPRNEPEVSAAILLSGVTNVPRIKRLQQVAIEAQDNMEDIREESDENLEDLVEDEEDELEPLF
- a CDS encoding Lrp/AsnC ligand binding domain-containing protein; translated protein: MVTAFIMVKANTGEADRLRTNIEEVDGVDSAHIVAGDVDIIAKATVETPAAVKEIAATHVQGISGVEDTQTYIAMD
- a CDS encoding PQQ-dependent sugar dehydrogenase encodes the protein MSREERVDDDAQDGQRRHFLRVAAATGIVGIAGCADVLDEELGEEGDDSEGDDEESDDGEEPGDEGENGAAVFDLRSLELSSEAVAYGETSTVTATVENTGGSEGTQDVEFRVDGDVRAGESLTLEPDTEEAVEFDLETAGLAVGDHEITVHTADDTESASATIEYAQLPETVALEPVATGIDMVVGLEFVPGSDLRYVASLYGEISVWDGDEQLDEPLLDLGDEITVAGADIGLLGIELHPEFADNGRLFVRYSAPSREGTPDDYSHTAVLSEFTVEDDHTGASLTSERTIMETPNPEDIHSSGDLRFGPDGYLYVPMGDGGFGTAHFGQETGVDGTPHGGILRLDVDSDPTHHPRTDPDGPDDPDGEDGYALPDDNPLSDDPDHRDEYYAWGLRNPWRTSFDGDRYFVGDVGEVTWEAVYLVESGMNLGWNVTEGSHCLHGDDCPSETDARGGESFVDPIIEYPNEPPTEGDVNGVCVIGGHVYGGEAVPGFGGRYVFGDLQHGERVFASVPSDPTDLQAEWETEIVSFAAADAGTFGQLLSFAEDSDGELYALTDNGVYRLAPTGEE
- a CDS encoding Lrp/AsnC family transcriptional regulator → MVHAFIMVKTAAGMSEGLLDVVRDLASVEDAHIVAGNYDIIAEVDAPEIYDVLQASSSSIQQLEGVTETKTYIAMD
- a CDS encoding complex I NDUFA9 subunit family protein gives rise to the protein MKILVAGGTGFIGSSLCTELVSRGHEVTALSRRPDASAVPEAVAVESGDVTDYDSIASTVASHEAIVNLVALSPLFEPPRGTTHEAVHLDGTENLIRAAEDAGVDRFVQLSALDADPRADTDYLRAKGRAEAVVEAANLEWTIVRPSIVFGDGDEFLGFVRMVTTPYLTGLPGGGTTRFQPIWIGDFVELLAAIPEDDAHVGETYEIGGPEVLTLADVTRLVHRASGRSVRIAPVPMPLAKIGLSALGPVPLVPFGPDQARSLGIDNTVADNDISAFGRSPEDLTTLSAYLSSDVGARSPGAASSTPAPSE
- a CDS encoding DUF5813 family protein, with the translated sequence MTDQLNPVERALDAHDAFERTDAGYDLRTTVFETTVAPANTGESALSVTVSLPSLSAATVDDVAPVVADDWFETLERRLADVFSVASPVAHDEPTLERQDDEVRVRLTYTASGPASGVSDAKALIEYVEGTYAQGVIPGYEYRGPAETLLANAKNRGNERAGDTGPQP
- the tmk gene encoding dTMP kinase, which codes for MLVTLEGLDGSGKTTVWEGLQEAYPDATFTREPTHSWYGDAVYRSIEDDDADSLAELFLYTADHADHLSRVVEPALNRGDLVISDRYADSRYAYQGATLETVERLDVPDPLEYVRDVHRPFSIEPDLTIYLDVDAETAASRAGATNKFERADYLASVRANYERLIDQEPDRFVRIDATRAPTDVRERVESVLADVVQE
- a CDS encoding TrkA family potassium uptake protein; the encoded protein is MRFVILGAGRVGLRTARVLREEDHEVTVIERDETLVRRARNQGFTVVHGDGATESVLAEAGISGADALGALTGDLNTNFSACLIANHHGCRTVLRIDEGYREEIYRKYADVVDEVIYPERLGAIGAKNAMLGGTIRAIADIAQHLQVVELTVTEEAPINGYAISELELPADARILAFGKHDSALEIPTDDESLEPGDRVVVLADFAVLNDVRQILVGTANERGSTATVPNTDVNTGGVN
- the cofC gene encoding 2-phospho-L-lactate guanylyltransferase, which produces MHVVVPYAADTPKTRLEPALDAGERRRLARTMLEDVIRAIRATDREPTVLATGAIQSPLGASVTVDDRPLTEAVNAVLGDRLPEGPVAIVMADLALATPDALGRLFDASGDVVVAPGRGVGTNAIVVRHPSFRVDYHGGSFVDHEAAARECGAAFNTVDSRRLGTDIDEPADLVEAFVHGPGRTPDLLRTFGFELDREKGRVSIRRSGEGVDVADRSSSF
- a CDS encoding O-acetylhomoserine aminocarboxypropyltransferase/cysteine synthase; this translates as MSENPDSREFATNSVHAGQKPDPTTGARAPPIYQTTSYVFDDTDHAADLFGLREFGNIYSRIMNPTNAMLEERIATLEGGVGALATSSGMAAFDLATFILCEAGDNIVSASSLYGGTYTYLTHTVEKRGVETKFVDTLDYDAYEEAIDDDTSFVHLETIGNPALDTPDIQRVADIAHENDVPLMVDNTFATPHLCRPIEHGADIVWNSTTKWLTGSGSTVGGVLIDGGTFPWDEGDYPELTEDNPAYHGVNFYETFGEQAFAIAARTRGLRDLGNQQAPFDAWTTLQKLESLPLRMDRHCENAEIVAEYLDDHPDVSWINYPGLESHETHDNASEYLDGGYGSMITFGLEGGYDAAETVCNEVELFSLLANVGDAKSLIIHPASTTHQQLTDEEQAASGVTDDLIRLSIGIEDPEDILADLDQAISAA